A part of Bacillus rossius redtenbacheri isolate Brsri chromosome 1, Brsri_v3, whole genome shotgun sequence genomic DNA contains:
- the LOC134527599 gene encoding uncharacterized protein LOC134527599 yields the protein MMNNVKTGSCNSTNMPRCCPPSCQPCTPCPPCPPCPPPCAPCPPRPPCPPPCAPCPPYPPCPPPYAPCPPRPPCPPPCAPCPPCPPCPPPCAPCPPRPPCPPPCAPCPPYPPCPPPCAPCPPRPPCPPPCAPCPPCPPCPPPCAPCPPRPPCPPPCAPCPPYPPCPPPCAPCPPRPPCPPPCAPCPPYPPCPPPCAPCPPRPPCPPPCAPCPPYPPCPPPCAPCPPRPPCPPPCAPCPPYPPCPPPCAPCPPRPPCPPPCAPCPPYPPCPPPCAPCPPRPPCPPPCAPCPPYPPCPPPCAPCPPRPPCPPPCAPCPPCPPCPPPCAPCPPCPPCGPCCSPCAPYVPCRPC from the exons ATGATGAACAACGTCAAGACCGG ATCATGCAACTCAACCAACATGCCAAGATGCTGCCCGCCATCTTGCCAACCCTGTACTCCATGCCCACCCTGCCCTCCTTGCCCACCACCATGTGCCCCATGCCCACCTAGGCCACCTTGTCCACCTCCATGTGCCCCTTGCCCGCCATACCCTCCTTGTCCACCACCATATGCTCCATGCCCACCTAGACCACCTTGTCCACCACCATGTGCTCCATGCCCACCATGCCCTCCATGCCCACCTCCATGTGCCCCATGCCCACCTAGGCCACCTTGTCCACCTCCATGTGCCCCTTGCCCGCCATACCCTCCTTGTCCACCACCATGTGCTCCATGCCCACCTAGACCACCTTGTCCACCACCATGTGCTCCATGCCCACCATGCCCTCCATGCCCACCTCCATGTGCCCCATGCCCACCTAGGCCACCTTGCCCACCACCATGTGCTCCATGCCCACCATATCCTCCTTGTCCACCTCCATGCGCTCCATGCCCACCAAGACCACCTTGCCCACCACCATGTGCCCCATGCCCACCATATCCTCCTTGTCCACCTCCATGCGCTCCATGCCCACCTAGGCCACCTTGCCCACCACCATGTGCCCCATGCCCACCATACCCTCCTTGTCCACCTCCATGTGCTCCATGCCCACCTAGACCACCTTGCCCACCACCATGTGCTCCATGCCCACCATATCCTCCTTGTCCACCTCCATGCGCTCCATGCCCACCTAGGCCACCTTGCCCACCACCATGTGCCCCATGCCCACCATATCCTCCTTGTCCACCTCCATGTGCTCCATGCCCACCTAGGCCACCTTGCCCACCACCATGTGCTCCATGCCCACCATATCCTCCTTGTCCACCACCATGTGCTCCTTGCCCACCGAGGCCACCATGTCCACCACCATGTGCTCCATGCCCACCATGCCCTCCATGCCCACCTCCATGTGCCCCATGCCCACCATGTCCTCCTTGTGGACCATGCTGTTCACCATGTGCTCCCTACGTGCCATGCCGTCCTTGCTGA